The Chryseolinea soli genome contains a region encoding:
- a CDS encoding DUF2723 domain-containing protein: protein MPHANFRFSQNYSYFLAALLLLLLGFTLVALDPAANGFGVLTLWIAPPILLAGFALPVIGILGADHFRGLHLVQAWKTNPIQHAGGLVAFLAAFVTYLVTLEPTASLWDCSEFIASAYKLQVPHTPGTPLSLLFGRVFSMLSFGNVKLVAWTINMMSGLFSALAVWVIYHILCYLIQTLRPADTPNALVAIAALGGSLCMAFSDSFWYSAVEAETYGGACFFLVLLLWLILKGKDQPESQRWRWIILIAYVAGLAYCVHPMCLLVLPVLPFSWYARERRLTFWMILATVGSGFLTVFLINRLVAIGLFELAFSMDFFFVNTLHFPFYSGALALIVLMIAVFYVVLKKYARLSTYTWAFIFLLVGFSPYALLFIRSGHNPPIDETNPENLYMIKAYMNRESYPSSPMLYGPYFDAEVEEFTVKSKAYTKGPTAYELSGPLIEYEYEPARQTILPRLYSRDPDHIEAYRSWLDLKPGEKPRFVDNLRFMFSTQLGHMYLRYFFFNFAGRESDVQGADWLKPWQSLHAAGDHPNPGRNQYWLLPFVAGVLGMLFQYQKDRKGFLAVTVFFLLTGLILALYLNSPPVEPRERDYIYVGSYIAFCLWIGIGFFHAAHFALKKTKSLVLCGALCVLVPVWMFYQNFDDHNRAGRTFQIDSARNTLRSCAPNAILFTGGDNDTFPFWYIQEVEGFRTDVRVMVLSYFNTDWYIQQLKRQYYQSPPFALTLDEKAYRQYGPNDVLYIQESIKEGIDAKKYLQLLNEEHSALRVLTAQGDAYNIVPSRTLKINLEPPVSQNKLTANDTAAPKGQIMNLKLTENYLQKNALALVDLIVSNHGERPIYFNFTSINTIGLDLKPYAVQEGTLYRLTPTSHDEKNIPVDKALTYKYLVEQADYANLASPNVYFNYEDFHARMIVPIRQSFNALAEAYLEEGETEMAEKVLVEAVEKLYPPHLLPSYTNLQAADMLMALGKDEMAQRLTTSVYEYASDMVLQDREAGVPSSDLNLFLMQKSNELLKEWQKTDAASAFDK from the coding sequence ATGCCCCACGCAAATTTCCGGTTTTCCCAAAACTACAGCTACTTCCTCGCGGCGCTGCTGCTCCTCTTGCTCGGCTTTACCCTCGTGGCCCTGGACCCCGCCGCCAACGGCTTTGGCGTCCTGACCCTCTGGATTGCACCGCCCATTTTATTGGCGGGATTTGCTTTGCCTGTGATCGGCATCCTGGGGGCGGACCATTTCCGCGGGCTGCACCTCGTGCAGGCCTGGAAGACCAACCCAATCCAACACGCCGGCGGCCTCGTCGCTTTCCTGGCGGCGTTCGTCACCTACCTGGTCACCCTGGAACCAACGGCAAGCCTTTGGGATTGTTCGGAATTTATTGCGTCGGCCTACAAGCTGCAGGTGCCCCACACGCCGGGCACCCCGCTTTCGTTGCTCTTCGGCAGGGTGTTTAGCATGCTTTCGTTCGGAAACGTGAAGCTGGTGGCTTGGACCATCAATATGATGAGCGGCTTGTTTTCGGCGCTCGCGGTGTGGGTGATCTATCATATCCTCTGCTACCTCATCCAAACCCTGCGGCCGGCCGATACCCCCAACGCCCTGGTGGCCATCGCGGCCCTGGGTGGCAGCTTGTGCATGGCATTTTCCGATTCGTTCTGGTATTCGGCGGTGGAAGCGGAGACCTATGGCGGGGCGTGTTTTTTCCTGGTGCTTTTGCTTTGGCTTATCCTGAAAGGGAAAGACCAACCGGAATCACAACGGTGGCGCTGGATCATATTGATCGCCTATGTCGCCGGCCTGGCCTATTGCGTCCATCCCATGTGCTTGCTGGTGCTGCCCGTGCTGCCGTTCTCGTGGTATGCCCGTGAACGGCGGCTCACGTTTTGGATGATCCTGGCCACTGTGGGCAGCGGGTTTCTCACCGTGTTCCTCATCAACCGCCTGGTGGCCATCGGGCTCTTTGAGCTGGCGTTCTCGATGGACTTCTTTTTTGTCAACACACTTCACTTTCCGTTTTACTCAGGTGCTTTGGCACTGATCGTGCTGATGATCGCAGTCTTTTATGTTGTACTAAAAAAATATGCCCGTTTGTCAACCTATACCTGGGCTTTCATTTTTCTGTTGGTAGGATTTTCACCGTACGCCTTGCTCTTTATCCGGTCGGGACACAATCCGCCGATCGATGAAACCAATCCTGAAAATTTGTACATGATCAAGGCCTACATGAATCGCGAATCGTATCCTTCCAGTCCGATGTTGTATGGCCCCTATTTCGATGCCGAAGTCGAGGAGTTTACGGTGAAGAGCAAGGCCTATACAAAGGGGCCTACAGCCTATGAACTTTCCGGGCCCCTGATCGAATATGAATACGAGCCGGCGCGACAAACCATTTTGCCCCGGCTCTACAGTCGCGATCCCGATCACATCGAAGCCTATCGCAGTTGGCTGGACCTGAAGCCGGGCGAAAAACCGCGCTTTGTCGACAACCTGAGATTCATGTTCAGCACCCAGCTGGGCCACATGTATCTGCGCTACTTCTTTTTCAATTTTGCAGGACGCGAAAGCGACGTGCAGGGGGCGGACTGGCTCAAGCCCTGGCAAAGTTTGCACGCGGCCGGCGACCATCCCAATCCAGGCAGGAATCAATATTGGTTGTTGCCTTTTGTCGCCGGCGTGTTGGGAATGCTCTTTCAATATCAAAAGGACAGGAAGGGCTTCCTTGCCGTGACCGTATTTTTTCTGCTCACCGGTCTGATCCTCGCGCTTTATCTCAATTCACCTCCTGTTGAACCCCGCGAACGCGACTATATCTACGTGGGGTCGTATATCGCTTTCTGTTTGTGGATTGGGATCGGTTTTTTCCATGCCGCGCATTTCGCCTTGAAAAAAACAAAAAGCCTTGTCTTGTGCGGCGCGCTGTGTGTCCTTGTGCCGGTGTGGATGTTCTATCAGAATTTTGATGACCACAATCGCGCCGGCAGGACTTTCCAGATCGACAGCGCCCGCAATACGCTGAGAAGTTGCGCTCCCAACGCCATTCTCTTTACCGGCGGCGACAACGATACGTTCCCGTTCTGGTACATCCAGGAAGTGGAAGGCTTTCGCACCGACGTGCGTGTGATGGTGCTCAGCTATTTTAATACCGATTGGTATATCCAGCAATTGAAAAGACAATATTATCAATCACCACCCTTTGCCCTTACGTTGGATGAAAAAGCTTACCGTCAATACGGCCCCAACGACGTGCTCTACATCCAGGAAAGCATTAAAGAGGGTATCGACGCAAAAAAATACCTGCAGTTGCTCAACGAAGAGCACAGCGCCCTTCGCGTTTTGACTGCACAAGGCGATGCTTACAATATTGTTCCGTCGCGCACACTGAAGATAAACCTCGAACCACCGGTGTCGCAAAATAAGTTGACCGCCAACGACACGGCCGCACCCAAAGGGCAGATCATGAATCTAAAGCTGACCGAGAACTATTTGCAAAAGAATGCATTGGCGTTAGTAGATCTCATCGTGAGCAATCACGGCGAACGGCCCATCTATTTTAATTTCACCTCCATCAACACCATCGGGCTGGACCTGAAACCCTACGCCGTGCAGGAAGGCACGCTGTACAGGCTTACGCCAACGTCGCATGATGAAAAAAACATTCCCGTCGACAAGGCCCTTACCTACAAGTATCTTGTCGAACAAGCCGACTACGCGAATCTCGCCAGCCCGAATGTTTATTTTAACTATGAGGATTTTCATGCGCGCATGATCGTCCCCATCCGTCAATCCTTCAACGCGCTGGCGGAAGCCTACCTGGAAGAAGGTGAAACGGAAATGGCGGAGAAAGTACTCGTCGAGGCCGTCGAAAAATTATATCCACCGCACCTGCTTCCCTCCTATACCAACCTGCAAGCCGCCGACATGCTCATGGCTCTGGGGAAAGATGAAATGGCGCAACGTCTCACGACGTCTGTTTACGAGTATGCTTCCGATATGGTGTTGCAGGATCGCGAGGCCGGCGTGCCCAGCAGCGACCTGAACCTTTTTCTGATGCAAAAATCAAACGAGCTTTTAAAAGAATGGCAAAAAACAGATGCCGCGTCCGCATTTGATAAATAG
- a CDS encoding serine hydrolase: MRISHLFTLCAMLLCSGAFCQQQAKIAHIDSVLHWMNEREMFNGTVLVAEKGKVLYKKAFGIADPKTRVPLTTASAFNLASVSKQFYAMMTMMLHEGGKLQYDDPVQKYLLIFPYPGITIRHLMNQTSGLPEYFDIAAANLNLLDTLTNASMLDLLAYKKPPLLFAPGERWEYCNTNYTTLASVIEKVSGMTADKFFQQRIAGPLKMTNSYVYHLKMKTSPASRVIGFRYDGGQPVLNDLMAFDGIVGDGNVYASAEDLLKWDRALYTEKLVKKSTLKEAFTPGKLLNGKSTGYGFGWFVDEGGAGVEHTGSWVGFYTQIIRYTDKDQTLIWLSNSSRNTARQYVRDIWEGKPIRLPQTELITNINLVAGNGLPAQKTSVRIMNDRIRDIGTLRPYPNEKVTDGKGAVLAPGFIDSHSHHDRGMTEEPSFLAAVSQGITTIVIGQDGDSDPVDSLKNSMKKIPVSVNVATYTGHATLRQHIMKQRLYRAARTAEVDSMKALLEKEMDKGSLGLATGLEYEAAFFSNTDEVIALAKVAASKGGRYISHIRSEDIHLEEAVTEIINIGREAKLPVQISHLKIALHSKWGTAPNVLNRLEKARAQGVDITADVYPYAMWMSTPRVLFPKKDFDNEQSAIFATQELFDPSKSVMLYFSANRSYEGKTVSEIATLNRETPPKALMRLIREADEKKGSAGIAGHSMAEEDIVSFLQWPHTNICSDGAPDGHPRGHGAFTRVLGPYVRDQKIMPLETAIFKMTGLTAEHLGLHHRGLIAPGNFADLVLFDPATVKDNATMTDPMALSTGILKVWVNGQAVYENQKATGNFPGRFIGR; encoded by the coding sequence ATGCGGATAAGCCACCTCTTCACGCTCTGCGCCATGCTACTCTGTTCAGGCGCATTTTGTCAGCAACAAGCAAAAATTGCACACATCGATTCCGTTCTTCATTGGATGAACGAAAGAGAGATGTTCAACGGCACGGTGTTGGTGGCGGAAAAGGGAAAGGTTTTATACAAAAAAGCATTTGGCATAGCCGACCCGAAAACACGCGTACCCCTCACCACCGCCTCGGCCTTTAATCTGGCCTCCGTCTCCAAACAATTCTATGCGATGATGACGATGATGCTGCACGAAGGTGGCAAGCTTCAATACGATGACCCGGTGCAAAAATACCTTCTCATCTTTCCCTATCCAGGCATCACGATCCGTCACCTCATGAACCAAACCTCGGGCCTTCCCGAATATTTTGACATAGCCGCCGCCAATTTGAATTTGCTCGATACACTGACCAATGCTTCGATGCTGGACTTGTTGGCGTATAAGAAGCCACCCTTGCTATTTGCACCGGGTGAACGATGGGAATACTGCAATACAAACTACACCACACTGGCCTCCGTCATCGAAAAAGTGTCGGGGATGACGGCCGATAAATTTTTTCAACAACGCATCGCCGGGCCGTTGAAGATGACCAACAGTTATGTGTATCACCTGAAAATGAAAACCTCGCCGGCCTCCCGCGTGATCGGCTTCCGGTATGACGGCGGCCAACCCGTGTTGAATGACCTGATGGCATTCGACGGCATTGTGGGCGATGGCAATGTCTATGCGTCGGCGGAAGACCTTTTGAAATGGGATCGCGCGTTGTATACCGAAAAGCTGGTAAAAAAATCGACGCTGAAGGAAGCCTTTACACCGGGCAAACTTTTGAACGGGAAGTCCACCGGCTATGGTTTTGGATGGTTTGTTGATGAGGGCGGGGCCGGGGTGGAGCACACCGGTTCTTGGGTGGGTTTCTATACGCAGATCATACGCTACACCGACAAAGACCAGACGCTCATTTGGCTGAGCAACTCGTCGCGCAACACCGCCAGGCAATATGTGAGGGATATTTGGGAAGGCAAGCCCATCCGATTGCCGCAGACCGAGTTGATCACCAACATCAACCTGGTGGCCGGCAACGGTTTGCCCGCGCAAAAAACATCGGTGCGCATCATGAACGATCGCATTCGCGACATCGGAACCTTGAGGCCTTACCCGAACGAGAAAGTAACCGATGGAAAAGGCGCTGTGCTGGCACCCGGCTTCATCGATAGCCACAGTCACCATGACCGTGGCATGACAGAGGAACCCAGCTTTTTGGCTGCTGTCAGTCAGGGCATCACCACCATTGTTATTGGGCAAGACGGCGACTCAGACCCGGTGGACTCTTTGAAAAACAGCATGAAGAAAATTCCGGTCAGTGTGAACGTGGCGACCTATACCGGCCACGCCACGTTGCGGCAACACATCATGAAGCAACGCCTGTACCGTGCGGCGCGAACTGCGGAGGTGGATTCGATGAAAGCGTTGCTGGAAAAAGAAATGGACAAAGGTTCGCTCGGCCTTGCCACCGGTTTGGAATACGAAGCTGCGTTTTTCTCAAACACCGACGAAGTGATTGCACTGGCCAAGGTGGCGGCTTCCAAAGGTGGCCGCTACATCAGTCACATCCGCAGCGAAGACATTCACCTGGAAGAGGCGGTGACCGAGATCATCAACATCGGTCGCGAAGCGAAGTTGCCCGTGCAGATCTCGCATTTAAAAATTGCCCTGCACAGCAAATGGGGCACGGCCCCGAATGTGCTGAACCGGTTGGAGAAAGCCCGTGCACAAGGTGTCGATATTACAGCCGACGTGTATCCCTATGCCATGTGGATGTCCACGCCGCGCGTATTGTTCCCCAAGAAAGATTTTGATAACGAACAAAGCGCAATCTTCGCCACGCAAGAACTATTCGATCCCTCCAAATCTGTGATGCTCTACTTTTCGGCAAACCGTTCCTATGAAGGGAAGACCGTTTCAGAGATCGCGACCTTGAATCGTGAAACGCCACCAAAAGCGTTGATGCGTTTGATTCGCGAAGCCGATGAAAAGAAGGGTTCGGCAGGTATTGCCGGTCACTCCATGGCAGAAGAAGATATTGTGAGTTTTCTGCAGTGGCCTCATACCAACATTTGTTCCGACGGCGCACCCGATGGTCACCCTCGCGGACATGGGGCGTTCACACGCGTGCTGGGTCCTTATGTGCGCGATCAAAAGATCATGCCACTGGAAACGGCCATCTTTAAAATGACTGGTCTCACCGCCGAACACCTGGGTCTTCACCACCGGGGATTGATCGCACCGGGCAACTTCGCGGACCTGGTATTGTTTGATCCCGCCACCGTGAAAGATAATGCTACCATGACCGATCCCATGGCCCTGTCCACCGGCATTCTGAAGGTGTGGGTCAATGGTCAGGCCGTCTATGAAAATCAAAAGGCCACGGGTAATTTTCCCGGTAGATTTATCGGAAGATAA
- a CDS encoding sensor histidine kinase: MKRKHLGKIILLGTVVLTCLLVVQVYWFKRAFDAAEQQFDHRVQLALMHVADSVSPAPHVKKLSSNFFFVSTESALNDAALDRLLKKEFLSRSLDLDYELGVYNADDDTLVYGNYVKATQPRLPEDHASAQQNAMEKNFAVYFPKKESYVAAQLDIWIFSTFMLLLMMGFFAYAILSLLRERKFAELKSDFINNMTHEFKTPVTNIKIAGEMLKNKTPEQNGTQVYIDILLKENEKLREKIDQVLLGASVDHLQPALERVDVHQLIANCAEAFQLKVQERQGQLHLKFEAESTLILGDRELLTQAINNVIDNAEKYSPHAPHIVVQTRDSGKGIAIDIIDNGIGIAPQMKQKVFEKFFRVRSGDVHVKGFGLGLSFVKSVIRSHRGEVSLFSELDKGTDVRIFLPRA, from the coding sequence ATGAAACGCAAGCATTTAGGAAAGATCATTTTACTGGGCACCGTGGTGCTCACCTGCCTGCTGGTGGTGCAGGTGTATTGGTTCAAGCGGGCATTCGATGCAGCCGAACAACAATTCGATCACCGCGTGCAACTCGCCTTGATGCACGTAGCCGATTCGGTTTCGCCCGCTCCGCACGTGAAGAAGCTTTCGTCCAATTTCTTTTTTGTTTCCACGGAAAGCGCGTTGAACGACGCTGCACTGGACCGCTTGCTGAAAAAAGAATTCCTGTCGCGCAGCCTCGACCTCGATTATGAACTGGGCGTATACAATGCCGACGACGACACACTCGTCTATGGCAACTATGTGAAGGCTACGCAACCCCGGTTGCCGGAAGACCACGCCAGCGCGCAACAAAATGCCATGGAAAAGAATTTTGCCGTATACTTTCCCAAAAAAGAAAGCTATGTAGCGGCGCAGCTGGACATCTGGATCTTCTCCACCTTTATGTTGTTGCTCATGATGGGCTTCTTTGCCTACGCCATTCTGTCGCTGTTGCGGGAACGCAAGTTTGCCGAGCTGAAAAGCGATTTCATCAACAACATGACCCACGAGTTCAAAACCCCTGTAACGAATATCAAGATCGCGGGCGAAATGTTGAAGAATAAAACGCCCGAACAAAACGGCACGCAAGTATACATCGACATCCTGCTAAAGGAGAATGAAAAATTGCGCGAGAAGATCGACCAGGTACTGCTGGGCGCTTCGGTAGATCACTTGCAACCCGCGTTGGAGCGGGTAGACGTGCACCAACTCATCGCCAATTGTGCCGAAGCATTTCAACTGAAAGTCCAGGAGCGCCAGGGACAACTGCACCTGAAGTTCGAAGCGGAATCGACGTTGATCCTCGGCGACCGCGAACTGTTGACGCAGGCCATCAACAACGTGATCGACAATGCCGAGAAATATTCCCCGCACGCACCCCACATCGTGGTACAAACGCGCGACAGCGGCAAGGGCATTGCCATCGACATCATCGACAACGGCATCGGCATTGCCCCCCAAATGAAGCAAAAAGTGTTTGAGAAGTTTTTCCGCGTGCGCTCCGGCGATGTCCACGTGAAAGGCTTTGGTTTGGGGTTGAGCTTTGTGAAAAGCGTGATCCGCTCGCATCGCGGGGAAGTGAGCCTGTTCAGCGAACTCGACAAGGGCACGGACGTGCGCATCTTTTTACCGCGAGCATGA
- a CDS encoding 5'-methylthioadenosine/adenosylhomocysteine nucleosidase, whose protein sequence is MLRTIIFFSVALCSASSLCGQGIVEIKPAARMDTVMTDITGILGAFPEEVKFLATQMQDKTEFVIQHLSFTEGKLNGQHVVLAQTGIGKVNASLTTILLIEHFHPKAIVFTGIAGAINPTLAPGDLVIGTTLAHHDYGALTPAGIQRRPTRDPATMQENPIYFPCDTSLINLAQRAGKNLTLEKIKSPQGLRSPKIISGVIVTGDVFVSSEKATQELQKQMHAEATEMEGAAVAQVSYQQHTPFLVIRSMSDNASSTAHADIETFYQVAARNSANLVMAIMAAQGKSKK, encoded by the coding sequence ATGCTCAGAACGATCATTTTCTTTTCCGTTGCCCTTTGTTCCGCGTCATCGCTCTGTGGGCAAGGCATTGTAGAGATCAAGCCCGCCGCACGCATGGACACGGTGATGACCGATATTACCGGCATTCTGGGCGCGTTTCCCGAGGAAGTAAAATTCCTGGCCACACAAATGCAGGACAAAACCGAATTTGTCATTCAGCATTTATCGTTCACGGAAGGAAAGCTCAACGGACAACACGTGGTGCTGGCACAAACGGGCATCGGCAAGGTGAACGCATCGCTCACCACCATTTTGTTGATCGAACATTTTCATCCCAAGGCCATCGTTTTCACCGGCATTGCGGGTGCGATCAATCCCACCCTGGCGCCCGGCGACCTGGTCATCGGCACCACCCTGGCCCACCATGACTATGGCGCGCTCACCCCTGCCGGCATTCAACGCCGCCCTACGCGCGACCCGGCCACCATGCAGGAGAATCCCATCTACTTTCCCTGCGACACCAGCCTGATCAACCTAGCCCAACGGGCTGGAAAGAATTTGACACTGGAAAAGATCAAAAGCCCGCAAGGCCTTCGTTCACCCAAGATCATCAGCGGCGTCATTGTGACCGGCGACGTGTTTGTGTCTTCCGAGAAAGCCACGCAGGAACTTCAAAAGCAAATGCATGCCGAAGCCACGGAAATGGAAGGCGCGGCGGTAGCGCAGGTGAGCTATCAGCAACACACTCCCTTCCTGGTCATCCGGAGTATGAGCGACAACGCCAGCAGCACCGCCCATGCCGATATTGAAACGTTTTACCAGGTCGCCGCCCGCAACTCCGCAAACCTGGTCATGGCCATTATGGCGGCCCAGGGAAAATCGAAAAAGTGA
- a CDS encoding DUF3179 domain-containing (seleno)protein has translation MKKLFYAGMILLAVFEILKVYFIMPMPGSQEIQSLDVAYSLHSYRWWFRVAFGLMIIAGFRDAFQVKHRWIPAAVGALAMVVVYYFNFKMTADSIFSQPEKVTFKSQGENQVNDSSLVIAVEYKGIAKAYPIRYLSYHHQVQDTIGGKNIIVTYCNVCRTGRVFEPTVNGQHEKFRLVGMDHFNAMFEDATTKSWWRQATGEAVAGSLKGQSLPEVESFQTNLRKFFELYPKAVVMQLDAVSRTKYDSTGRFEKGKSKGKLTRTDSLSWKDKSWVVGIQAGNASKAYDWIQLTEKRIINDNVGGKPVVLALSGDAQTFVVFERPSQTEEFTLRQDTLFAGDKPYDLSGRNLSTPDQRLPRVKAYQEFWHSWRTFHPDTEKFE, from the coding sequence ATGAAAAAATTATTCTATGCGGGGATGATCCTCCTTGCTGTATTCGAAATCCTGAAAGTTTATTTCATCATGCCCATGCCGGGCAGCCAGGAGATCCAAAGTCTTGACGTTGCCTATTCCCTGCATTCTTACCGCTGGTGGTTCAGGGTTGCTTTTGGCCTGATGATCATTGCGGGGTTCCGGGATGCCTTCCAGGTCAAGCACCGCTGGATACCCGCTGCCGTTGGCGCGTTGGCTATGGTGGTGGTCTATTATTTTAATTTTAAAATGACCGCGGACAGCATTTTCTCACAGCCGGAAAAAGTCACATTTAAATCGCAGGGCGAAAACCAAGTGAACGACAGCAGCCTTGTGATCGCCGTAGAATATAAAGGCATTGCCAAAGCTTATCCCATCCGCTACCTCTCTTACCATCACCAGGTCCAGGACACGATCGGCGGAAAAAATATCATCGTCACCTATTGTAATGTGTGTCGCACGGGTCGCGTGTTCGAGCCCACGGTGAACGGGCAACACGAGAAATTCAGGCTGGTGGGCATGGATCATTTCAATGCGATGTTCGAGGATGCGACTACCAAAAGCTGGTGGCGCCAGGCCACCGGTGAAGCCGTAGCGGGATCGCTGAAAGGACAGTCGCTGCCCGAAGTGGAATCTTTCCAAACCAACCTGCGCAAGTTTTTTGAGTTATATCCAAAAGCCGTGGTCATGCAACTGGATGCCGTGTCGCGCACAAAATATGATTCCACCGGCCGATTCGAGAAGGGCAAAAGCAAAGGCAAGCTCACACGCACCGACAGTCTTTCGTGGAAAGACAAATCGTGGGTGGTGGGCATCCAGGCCGGCAACGCCAGCAAGGCTTACGATTGGATCCAGCTCACCGAGAAACGCATCATCAACGACAATGTGGGTGGCAAGCCGGTGGTGTTGGCCCTTTCTGGCGATGCACAAACCTTCGTGGTATTCGAACGCCCATCCCAAACCGAAGAGTTCACCTTGCGGCAAGACACCCTCTTTGCGGGGGACAAACCCTACGACCTCTCCGGACGCAACCTCTCCACCCCAGACCAGCGCCTGCCCCGCGTGAAAGCCTATCAGGAATTCTGGCACAGCTGGCGCACGTTCCACCCGGACACGGAGAAGTTCGAATAA
- a CDS encoding response regulator transcription factor — MNGTPDILLVEDDESLGFLLKDTLEGYGWSVRLCPNGEQGLSAFHSHAFDLCILDIMLPRKDGFDLALEIRKYNQQVPIVFLTAKNQTADRIRGFQVGADDYVCKPFSIEEFKYRIEAILKRSMGTADRTPVLKAGRSTLDVHNLSLCANGVTTRLTYKECKVLQIFFRHGGKVIERDVFLKTVWEDDGFFVARSMDVFVSKLRKYLRSDDTLRIENVRGIGYILKQ; from the coding sequence ATGAACGGCACGCCGGACATCCTGTTGGTGGAAGACGACGAAAGCCTCGGCTTCCTTTTGAAAGATACCCTGGAGGGTTATGGCTGGAGCGTTCGCCTCTGTCCCAACGGCGAGCAGGGACTCTCCGCTTTCCACAGCCACGCCTTCGACCTCTGCATCCTCGACATCATGTTGCCCCGGAAAGACGGTTTCGACCTGGCCCTGGAAATCCGCAAATACAACCAGCAGGTCCCCATTGTTTTTCTCACGGCCAAGAACCAAACCGCCGACCGCATCCGGGGCTTCCAAGTGGGCGCCGATGATTATGTGTGCAAGCCGTTCAGCATCGAAGAATTCAAATACCGCATCGAAGCGATCCTGAAACGGTCCATGGGCACCGCCGACCGCACACCGGTTTTAAAGGCGGGCCGTTCCACGTTAGACGTACACAACCTTTCCCTGTGCGCCAACGGTGTCACCACGCGCCTCACGTACAAAGAGTGCAAAGTGCTCCAGATCTTCTTTCGTCACGGCGGCAAGGTCATCGAGCGCGATGTTTTTTTGAAGACCGTTTGGGAAGACGACGGGTTCTTCGTAGCCCGCAGCATGGACGTGTTTGTTTCCAAACTCCGGAAATACCTTCGCAGTGATGACACCTTGCGGATTGAAAACGTACGGGGCATCGGTTATATCCTGAAGCAATAA